The following proteins are co-located in the Peptococcaceae bacterium 1198_IL3148 genome:
- the yqeC gene encoding selenium cofactor biosynthesis protein YqeC, whose translation MKLPLPRVITLIGGGGKTNLMYYLMAAIKSLHISAVATSTTKLANQRPPGVDVVEINSVATACQAVERAGLAQRHLTLVRGQDKSNPEKLAGIPAEWIDQLAAKFPEVAFVVEGDGSAGRSLKGHLAHEPVIPASSNLVIPVIGIDVLEANLDATAVHRPERVRELTGASLGAVIDEELIVKILFHPAGYLRNCLPGQQMIPFINKVETAIEKKQAQILANQILAQKKQRVQSVVIGSIKQNRAQMITRNVSAVILAAGQASRMGQPKQLLTLGGRPMIWHVANQVCQGRFGEVVVVTGAYNEEIRQALTGLPVKFVHNKNWAAGQATSVKKAVQSLNSSAQAVLFALADQPLIDVELLNNLVSAYQDAGASIVIPRCQGRRGNPVLFDLNIWRQQLLNLTGDQGARSIIQANPQAVKHLELTSRHYFIDVDTPDDYQKMKLRWQSGG comes from the coding sequence ATGAAGCTACCTTTACCGAGGGTAATAACCTTAATTGGCGGCGGGGGAAAGACCAACCTGATGTATTACCTGATGGCGGCAATAAAATCTTTGCACATATCGGCAGTTGCCACCAGCACCACCAAATTGGCCAATCAAAGGCCGCCGGGTGTTGATGTCGTTGAGATTAACAGTGTGGCAACGGCTTGTCAAGCTGTGGAACGGGCTGGGCTGGCTCAACGGCATTTGACACTGGTAAGGGGGCAAGATAAAAGTAATCCTGAAAAATTAGCGGGCATTCCCGCTGAGTGGATAGATCAGTTGGCGGCAAAGTTCCCAGAGGTGGCCTTTGTGGTGGAAGGGGACGGCTCGGCCGGTCGGTCACTGAAAGGGCACCTGGCCCATGAACCAGTGATCCCCGCCAGCAGTAACTTGGTGATTCCGGTGATCGGTATTGATGTACTGGAGGCAAACTTAGATGCCACTGCAGTACATCGGCCAGAAAGAGTCCGTGAACTGACCGGGGCATCACTGGGGGCGGTGATTGATGAAGAACTAATTGTTAAAATATTGTTCCATCCTGCGGGCTATCTGCGCAATTGCTTGCCGGGACAACAGATGATACCCTTCATCAATAAAGTGGAAACTGCAATAGAAAAGAAACAAGCCCAGATTTTAGCCAACCAAATACTGGCGCAGAAAAAACAGCGGGTACAATCTGTAGTAATCGGTAGTATTAAACAGAACCGGGCGCAGATGATAACCAGAAACGTTTCTGCGGTGATTTTGGCGGCAGGGCAGGCAAGTAGAATGGGACAACCTAAACAACTATTAACCCTAGGCGGTAGACCAATGATTTGGCATGTGGCCAATCAGGTTTGCCAAGGACGGTTTGGGGAAGTGGTGGTGGTTACCGGTGCCTATAATGAAGAGATACGGCAGGCGTTGACAGGGCTGCCAGTGAAATTTGTGCACAACAAAAATTGGGCTGCCGGCCAAGCTACCAGTGTTAAAAAGGCAGTTCAATCACTGAACAGTTCAGCCCAGGCAGTGTTGTTTGCACTGGCTGATCAACCACTGATAGATGTTGAGTTACTCAACAATCTTGTCAGCGCATACCAGGATGCCGGCGCCAGCATAGTGATCCCTCGCTGTCAAGGACGCCGTGGTAACCCGGTATTATTTGATTTAAACATTTGGCGTCAACAATTGTTAAATTTGACTGGTGATCAGGGAGCCAGATCAATTATTCAAGCTAACCCCCAAGCAGTTAAACATCTGGAACTGACCAGTAGACATTATTTTATTGACGTAGATACACCGGATGACTACCAAAAAATGAAGTTAAGATGGCAGAGCGGTGGTTGA